A part of Microbacterium atlanticum genomic DNA contains:
- a CDS encoding YggT family protein produces MAVVQTIAAILNLALLLYVFVLLARLILDWIPFFNREWRPRGAGLVAAELVYTVTDPPIKLFRRFIPPLRVGAIAIDFGFALTMLLVFILLSVTRTLAG; encoded by the coding sequence GTGGCCGTCGTCCAAACCATCGCAGCGATCCTCAACCTCGCGCTGCTGCTCTATGTCTTCGTGTTGCTCGCCCGGCTGATCCTGGACTGGATCCCGTTCTTCAACCGCGAATGGCGTCCGCGCGGCGCCGGCCTGGTCGCGGCCGAGCTCGTCTACACCGTCACGGACCCGCCCATCAAGCTGTTCCGGCGCTTCATCCCGCCGCTGCGCGTCGGTGCGATCGCGATCGACTTCGGCTTCGCGCTGACCATGCTGCTGGTGTTCATCCTGCTCAGCGTCACGCGCACGCTCGCGGGCTGA
- a CDS encoding DivIVA domain-containing protein gives MALSPDDVVTKQFQHVRFKEGFDPDEVDDFLDEIVVEWRKALAENEELKAKLAAYESGAAPAPAAAAAPAPAETPAPAAAGGPAASAGIIELAQRLHDEHVAEGIAQRDQLIADAKAQAASIISEAETRGREEVARLERERTNLEGRISELRNFERDYRAQLRSYIEGKLRDLETTATTSGAQPVTAVGL, from the coding sequence ATGGCATTGTCCCCCGATGACGTCGTCACCAAGCAGTTCCAGCACGTCCGCTTCAAGGAGGGCTTCGACCCGGATGAGGTCGACGACTTCCTCGACGAGATCGTCGTCGAGTGGCGCAAGGCTCTGGCTGAGAACGAGGAGCTGAAGGCCAAGCTGGCCGCGTACGAGTCCGGCGCCGCCCCGGCCCCCGCCGCAGCTGCAGCCCCCGCTCCCGCCGAGACCCCTGCTCCGGCCGCCGCCGGCGGGCCGGCCGCGAGCGCCGGCATCATCGAGCTCGCGCAGCGCCTTCACGACGAGCACGTCGCCGAGGGCATCGCGCAGCGCGACCAGCTCATCGCCGACGCGAAGGCGCAGGCGGCCTCGATCATCTCCGAGGCCGAGACGCGCGGTCGCGAGGAGGTCGCCCGCCTGGAGCGCGAGCGCACCAACCTCGAGGGCCGCATCTCGGAGCTGCGCAACTTCGAGCGCGACTACCGTGCGCAGCTGCGCAGCTACATCGAGGGCAAGCTGCGCGACCTCGAGACCACGGCGACCACGTCCGGCGCACAGCCGGTCACGGCCGTCGGTCTCTAG